In Cupriavidus basilensis, one genomic interval encodes:
- the cmdF gene encoding tyrosine 2,3-aminomutase, translating to MNEVSSQHASSRLGGTAVEVDGRQLTAAALAQVAQGRRPASLDQATRAHVADARARFEELASSNIPIYGVSTGFGELVHNWVDIEHAGALQENLLRSHCAGVGPLFGREEVRAMMVARANALARGYSAVRPLVIEQLLRYVEAGITPAVPQVGSLGASGDLAPLSHIAITLIGEGKVLLADGTTAPTAQVLREHGIEPIKLSHKEGLALINGTSAMTGMACLLLETMRAQVTQAEIIAALALEGLNASADAFMTHGHDIAKPHPGQVQSAANLRALLAGSTRLSGHGQLAGEMKTRAGDEKNTGTGVFIQKAYTLRCIPQVLGAVRDTLGHCATVVERELNSSNDNPLFFDDGELFHGGNFHGQQVAFAMDFLAIAATQLGVVSERRLNRLLSPHLNNGLPAFLAAANEGLSCGFAGAQYPATALIAENRTICSPASIQSVPSNGDNQDVVSMGLIGARNARRIIDNNQYILAVELLAACQAAELAGAVQSLSPAGRAVFAFVRERVPFLAMDRYMTDDIEAIAAQLRAGALVEVVRAAGAAVN from the coding sequence ATGAACGAGGTATCCAGCCAGCACGCATCCAGCCGCCTGGGCGGCACGGCCGTCGAGGTCGATGGCCGGCAACTCACCGCCGCCGCGCTGGCGCAGGTGGCGCAAGGCCGTCGCCCGGCCAGCCTCGACCAGGCTACGCGTGCTCATGTGGCGGATGCGCGTGCGCGTTTCGAGGAACTAGCCTCGTCCAATATCCCCATCTACGGCGTGTCCACCGGCTTTGGCGAGCTGGTGCATAACTGGGTGGATATCGAGCATGCCGGCGCCCTGCAGGAAAACCTGTTGCGCAGCCACTGCGCTGGTGTGGGCCCGCTGTTCGGGCGCGAAGAGGTGCGCGCGATGATGGTTGCGCGCGCCAATGCGCTGGCGCGGGGCTATTCGGCGGTACGCCCGCTGGTGATCGAGCAATTGCTGCGTTATGTCGAGGCGGGCATCACGCCCGCCGTGCCGCAGGTGGGCTCGCTCGGCGCCAGCGGCGACCTCGCGCCGCTGTCGCATATTGCCATCACACTGATCGGCGAAGGCAAGGTGCTGCTGGCCGACGGCACCACCGCGCCCACCGCGCAGGTATTGCGCGAGCATGGCATCGAGCCGATCAAGCTGTCCCACAAGGAAGGGCTGGCCCTGATCAACGGCACCTCGGCCATGACCGGCATGGCGTGCCTGCTGCTGGAAACCATGCGCGCCCAGGTGACGCAGGCCGAGATCATCGCGGCGCTGGCGCTGGAAGGGCTCAACGCCTCGGCCGACGCCTTCATGACCCACGGCCACGACATTGCCAAGCCGCATCCGGGCCAGGTGCAATCGGCGGCCAACCTGCGCGCGCTGCTGGCGGGTTCCACGCGCCTCTCGGGGCATGGCCAGCTGGCGGGGGAAATGAAGACCCGCGCCGGCGACGAGAAAAACACCGGCACCGGCGTGTTTATCCAGAAGGCCTACACGCTGCGCTGCATTCCGCAGGTGCTGGGCGCGGTGCGCGACACGCTGGGCCACTGCGCCACCGTGGTCGAGCGCGAACTGAATTCGTCCAACGACAATCCGCTGTTCTTTGACGACGGCGAGCTGTTCCACGGCGGCAATTTCCACGGCCAGCAAGTCGCGTTCGCCATGGACTTCCTGGCCATCGCGGCCACGCAGCTTGGCGTAGTGTCGGAGCGCCGCCTCAACCGCCTGCTCAGCCCGCACCTGAATAACGGCTTGCCGGCTTTCCTGGCGGCCGCCAACGAGGGCCTGAGCTGCGGGTTTGCCGGCGCACAGTATCCGGCCACGGCGCTGATCGCCGAGAACCGCACCATCTGCAGCCCGGCCAGCATCCAGAGCGTGCCGTCCAACGGCGACAACCAGGACGTGGTGAGCATGGGCCTGATCGGCGCGCGCAATGCACGCCGCATCATCGACAACAACCAGTACATCCTTGCCGTGGAACTGCTCGCAGCCTGCCAGGCCGCCGAGCTGGCCGGCGCGGTGCAAAGCCTGTCGCCGGCGGGCCGCGCGGTCTTCGCCTTTGTGCGCGAACGCGTGCCATTCCTGGCGATGGATCGCTACATGACCGACGACATCGAAGCCATTGCCGCGCAACTGCGCGCCGGCGCGCTGGTGGAGGTGGTGCGCGCGGCTGGCGCGGCGGTCAACTGA
- a CDS encoding ATP-dependent helicase yields the protein MLCDAPAAKQPDTVDAAAPDTPAYLSTLNPEQRAAVTHEPAAPLLIIAGAGSGKTNTLAHRVAHLVLGGADPRRILLLTFSRRAASEMGRRVERIVDQALGMQACGAGRAALTWSGTFHAIGARLLREYAETLGLSPSFTICDRGDAADLMNVVRHDLGLSAQASRFPRKETCLSIYSRVVNTQAPLEDVLKQWFPRYAMWTDALRGLFAGYVQAKQKQQVLDYDDLLLYWAQALAEPALAQDMGARFDHVLVDEYQDTNALQAAILLALKPDGRGLTVVGDDAQSIYAFRGATVRNILDFPAQFTPAADMVTLSQNYRSTQPILAAANAVIGLAAERYTKDLWSERGSAEKPEIVVVNDEADQARYVVEQILSRREAGLALLSQAVLFRAADHSAQLEIELVRRNIPFVKFGGLKFLESTHVKDVLAVVRWLENPRDRMAGFRSLQLLPGVGPKTAARVLDAVEIATEPLFALESFEAPPAAAEAWPDLLALARSLMAPAAPWPSAFEQVVAWYQPHLERLHDDAPARAADLQQLERIAATYASRERFLTELTLDPPDASSDESGVPLRDEDYLILSTIHSAKGQEWKAVYVLNAVDGCMPSDLATGTTEEIEEERRLLYVAMTRARDHLDIVVPQRFYVHQQTAYGDRHVYASRTRFLPNRVMPLFHSRSWPPPPPVADAPAKAPLPRLDLAGRMRDMWK from the coding sequence GTGCTTTGCGACGCACCCGCCGCCAAGCAGCCCGATACTGTGGATGCCGCCGCCCCCGACACGCCGGCCTACCTGTCCACCCTGAACCCGGAACAGCGCGCGGCCGTGACGCACGAGCCCGCCGCGCCGCTGCTGATCATCGCCGGTGCCGGCTCGGGCAAGACCAACACGCTGGCGCACCGCGTTGCCCATCTGGTGCTGGGCGGCGCAGACCCGCGCCGCATCCTGCTGCTGACGTTCTCGCGCCGCGCGGCGTCGGAGATGGGGCGGCGGGTCGAGCGCATCGTCGACCAGGCGCTGGGCATGCAAGCCTGCGGGGCGGGGCGCGCGGCACTCACATGGTCCGGCACCTTCCACGCCATCGGCGCGCGCCTGCTGCGCGAGTACGCGGAAACGCTTGGCCTGTCGCCCAGCTTCACCATCTGCGACCGCGGCGACGCCGCCGACCTGATGAACGTGGTGCGGCACGACCTGGGCCTGTCGGCCCAGGCTTCGCGGTTCCCGCGCAAGGAAACCTGCCTGTCGATCTACTCGCGCGTGGTCAACACCCAGGCGCCGCTTGAAGACGTGCTCAAGCAATGGTTCCCGCGCTATGCCATGTGGACGGATGCGCTGCGCGGACTATTTGCCGGCTATGTGCAAGCCAAGCAAAAGCAGCAGGTGCTCGACTACGACGACCTGCTGCTCTACTGGGCGCAGGCACTGGCCGAGCCCGCGCTGGCGCAGGACATGGGCGCGCGCTTCGATCACGTGCTGGTGGACGAATACCAGGACACCAATGCGCTGCAGGCTGCCATCCTGCTCGCGCTCAAGCCCGACGGGCGCGGCCTGACGGTGGTGGGCGACGATGCCCAGTCGATCTACGCCTTCCGTGGCGCCACGGTGCGCAATATCCTCGATTTCCCCGCGCAGTTCACGCCGGCCGCGGACATGGTCACGCTGTCGCAGAACTACCGCTCCACCCAGCCCATCCTGGCCGCCGCCAACGCGGTGATCGGGCTGGCGGCCGAGCGCTATACCAAGGACCTGTGGTCGGAGCGCGGCTCGGCCGAGAAGCCGGAGATCGTGGTGGTCAACGACGAGGCGGACCAGGCCCGCTATGTGGTCGAGCAGATCCTCTCTCGGCGCGAGGCCGGGCTGGCGCTGCTGTCGCAGGCGGTGCTGTTCCGCGCCGCCGACCACAGCGCGCAGCTGGAGATCGAGCTGGTCCGGCGCAATATCCCGTTCGTGAAGTTCGGCGGCTTGAAGTTCCTGGAATCCACGCACGTGAAGGATGTGCTGGCGGTGGTGCGCTGGCTGGAAAATCCGCGCGACCGCATGGCAGGCTTCCGCAGCCTGCAGCTATTGCCGGGCGTGGGGCCCAAGACTGCCGCTCGCGTGCTCGATGCGGTGGAAATTGCCACCGAGCCGCTATTTGCCCTGGAGTCCTTTGAGGCGCCGCCGGCCGCCGCCGAGGCCTGGCCCGACCTGCTGGCGCTGGCGCGCAGCCTGATGGCCCCGGCCGCGCCGTGGCCCTCCGCCTTCGAGCAGGTGGTGGCGTGGTACCAGCCGCACCTTGAGCGCCTGCACGACGACGCGCCCGCGCGCGCCGCCGACCTGCAGCAACTGGAGCGTATCGCCGCCACCTACGCGTCGCGCGAGCGCTTCCTGACGGAACTCACGCTCGACCCGCCGGACGCATCGAGCGACGAATCCGGCGTGCCGCTGCGCGACGAGGATTACCTGATCCTGTCCACCATCCACTCGGCCAAGGGCCAGGAATGGAAGGCCGTCTATGTGCTCAATGCCGTCGATGGCTGCATGCCTTCGGACCTGGCCACCGGCACCACCGAGGAAATCGAGGAAGAGCGCCGGCTGCTATACGTCGCCATGACCCGCGCCCGCGACCACCTCGACATCGTGGTGCCGCAGCGGTTCTATGTGCACCAGCAGACCGCTTATGGCGACCGCCATGTCTACGCCTCGCGCACGCGCTTTCTGCCTAACCGCGTGATGCCGCTGTTCCACAGCCGGTCCTGGCCGCCGCCCCCGCCGGTAGCGGACGCGCCGGCCAAGGCGCCGCTGCCCAGGCTCGACCTGGCCGGGCGCATGCGCGATATGTGGAAATGA
- a CDS encoding TlpA disulfide reductase family protein, whose translation MTTSASSTAPTPASTATRKLWPVIAAVLLVAVLGWFGYRAIAPANAAPPATFTLLSGEKISTADLKGKVYLVNFWATSCVTCVKEMPDMVRTYDKFKDKGLEFVAVAMSYDPPMYVMNYAQTRKLPFKVAMDSDGAAAKAFGEVQLTPTTFVIDKDGHILKRYVGEPEWDALHKLLDGALAKAA comes from the coding sequence ATGACGACCTCCGCTTCCTCCACCGCACCCACCCCGGCAAGCACCGCCACGCGCAAGCTGTGGCCTGTGATCGCCGCCGTGCTGCTGGTTGCCGTGCTGGGCTGGTTTGGCTATCGCGCCATCGCGCCCGCCAATGCGGCGCCGCCCGCCACGTTCACGCTGCTGTCCGGCGAAAAAATCAGCACCGCCGATCTCAAGGGCAAGGTCTACCTGGTCAACTTCTGGGCCACCAGCTGCGTCACCTGCGTCAAGGAAATGCCGGACATGGTCCGCACCTATGACAAGTTCAAGGACAAGGGCCTGGAGTTCGTCGCCGTGGCAATGAGCTATGACCCGCCCATGTACGTGATGAACTATGCGCAAACGCGCAAGCTGCCGTTCAAGGTGGCGATGGATTCCGACGGCGCGGCCGCCAAGGCATTCGGCGAAGTGCAGCTGACCCCGACCACCTTCGTGATCGACAAGGACGGCCATATCCTCAAGCGCTATGTGGGCGAGCCCGAGTGGGACGCACTGCACAAGCTGCTCGATGGCGCGCTCGCCAAGGCGGCCTGA
- a CDS encoding thioredoxin family protein yields the protein MLGAMLVAASTSALAAAAHLPPVNDLAAQASAAASRGEPLVVLVTLPGCVYCETVRRNYLGPQAAAGEIEARELDMTADTPLRNADGSMTTAREWARSRNVAVAPTVLFLDARGRSLATPLRGMQPDFYGAYLEQALDQARSALASKAH from the coding sequence ATGCTCGGCGCCATGCTGGTCGCGGCGAGCACGAGCGCCCTGGCCGCTGCGGCCCACCTGCCCCCTGTCAACGATCTCGCCGCCCAGGCTTCTGCTGCAGCCAGCCGGGGCGAGCCCCTGGTGGTACTGGTGACACTGCCCGGCTGCGTGTACTGCGAAACAGTGCGCCGCAACTATCTCGGCCCGCAAGCCGCGGCGGGCGAAATCGAGGCGCGCGAGCTCGACATGACCGCCGACACGCCGCTGCGCAACGCCGACGGCAGCATGACCACCGCACGGGAATGGGCGCGCAGCCGCAATGTGGCGGTAGCGCCTACGGTGCTGTTCCTCGACGCGCGCGGCCGCTCCCTGGCCACGCCGCTGCGCGGCATGCAGCCCGATTTCTATGGCGCCTACCTTGAACAGGCGCTGGACCAGGCCCGCTCGGCCTTGGCCAGCAAGGCGCATTGA